One part of the Chryseobacterium mulctrae genome encodes these proteins:
- a CDS encoding tyrosine-type recombinase/integrase encodes MPGFTELLSRFERTVSVLGRSQSTFNNYSRHVAAVSLHFGKIPTELDPEQIHDYLFYLQKKSRSPSQSYFKHTVYGLRFLLKSEGLSYDYLSLPEIKKEKKLPVVLSKQEVWQMLSCCKLLKHKILIGLLYGCGLRCLEVRNLRLCDLDFYRKQLKVVQGKGKKDRYLPLSEHLIRGLKKYIEAEKPEDFLFGEPRANRAGGEFDSRYSQRGVQWAVKQASKTAKILKEVSVHTLRHSFATHLLEDGMNIVSIKNLLGHENIETTLVYLQIAQLSTQKLFSPLDTLFEECRAK; translated from the coding sequence GTGCCTGGTTTTACAGAACTTTTAAGCCGTTTTGAACGTACGGTTTCGGTGTTGGGACGCAGTCAGAGCACGTTCAATAATTACTCCAGACACGTCGCGGCGGTGTCGCTGCATTTCGGGAAAATCCCGACAGAATTGGATCCTGAGCAGATCCACGATTACCTTTTTTACCTTCAGAAAAAATCAAGATCACCCTCGCAATCGTATTTTAAACACACGGTTTACGGACTTCGGTTTCTGTTGAAATCGGAAGGTTTGAGCTACGATTATCTAAGTCTTCCGGAAATTAAAAAAGAGAAAAAACTGCCTGTTGTGCTCAGTAAACAGGAGGTTTGGCAGATGTTGTCATGCTGTAAACTTTTAAAACATAAAATCTTAATCGGGTTGCTTTACGGTTGCGGATTGCGCTGTCTGGAGGTCAGAAATCTCCGTTTATGCGATTTGGATTTTTACCGAAAACAGCTGAAAGTGGTTCAGGGAAAAGGCAAAAAAGACCGCTATTTGCCTTTGTCGGAACATTTGATTCGGGGTTTGAAAAAATATATTGAAGCGGAAAAACCGGAAGATTTTCTCTTTGGAGAACCTCGAGCAAATCGTGCAGGTGGAGAATTCGATTCAAGATATTCGCAACGTGGCGTACAATGGGCGGTGAAACAGGCTTCAAAAACGGCAAAAATATTGAAAGAAGTGAGTGTTCATACGCTTCGGCACAGTTTTGCGACGCATCTTTTGGAGGATGGGATGAACATTGTGAGCATCAAAAATCTCCTCGGCCACGAAAACATCGAAACGACCCTCGTTTACCTTCAAATCGCCCAACTTTCTACCCAAAAACTCTTCTCTCCACTGGATACTTTGTTTGAGGAATGCAGAGCGAAGTAG
- a CDS encoding M1 family metallopeptidase, protein MKFKVAALSVLFYTGAFAQNIQNNPGSNHGNRFEQLGTILPTPNVYRTASGAPGQAYWQNRADYDITAYLDEDKRNLKGSETVTYHNNSPDDLDYIWLQLDENQQSTLNKADYQFSSTLPKSLNDQQLKTSELPVKDNGYGVNLEKVTDASGNPLKYTVNKTMMRIDLPKVLKKGEKFIFKVDWNYNIPNRIKMGGRGGYENFAEDGNDLYTITQWFPRMCVYSDFHGWQNHQFTGRGEFALVFGNYKVSMNVPADHIIGGTGECKNYEQVLSSEQLSRYKKSQTSNEPVEIVTLDEAKKAEKNHSKQRKTWVFEAKDVRDFAWTSSRKFVWDAMGVTIPENNNKVMAMSFYPKEAYGLYRKYSTKAIAHTIKTYSEFTIPYPYPVAQSVEASNGMEYPMICFNFGRTEKDGTYSEGTKNGMIGVIIHEVGHNFFPMIINSDERQWSWMDEGLNTFTEYLTEEKWDNKFPSKRGPAWTIVDYMKLPKDQLEPIMSNSENIIQFGPNAYSKPATGLNILRETIMGRELFDKAFKTYSKRWAFKHPEPADFFRTMEDASGEDLDWFWRGWFYGTDPVDIAIDKVTIASPDFNTISESVEGKYKVEEPLQNPFEDISKIRNREDKTINFEVEKDKDLQDFYYRYDRGQEKVDTNKEYTLKTEGNIALDKKEQEKLKNINAYQIDFVNKGGLVMPVILEFTFEDGSKLRDKSSAQIWRHNEKKISKTFYFDKKLRSIQLDPMRETADIDTSNNFWSNDGSSPETSKFHVFKEKQNGTVRGGANGKVNPMQAAGKKN, encoded by the coding sequence ATGAAATTTAAAGTTGCTGCACTTTCAGTTCTATTTTATACCGGCGCTTTTGCTCAGAATATTCAAAATAATCCGGGAAGCAATCACGGAAACAGGTTTGAACAGTTGGGAACCATTCTTCCTACGCCAAACGTTTACAGGACAGCATCAGGAGCTCCGGGACAGGCTTATTGGCAAAACAGAGCAGACTATGACATCACCGCATATCTGGATGAAGATAAAAGAAATCTGAAAGGTTCTGAAACAGTTACTTATCACAACAATTCACCCGATGATTTAGATTACATTTGGCTTCAGCTAGACGAAAACCAACAGTCAACATTAAATAAAGCTGATTATCAGTTCTCTTCTACCCTTCCGAAATCTTTGAATGATCAGCAGTTAAAGACTTCTGAGCTTCCGGTAAAAGATAATGGTTACGGCGTAAATTTGGAAAAAGTAACTGATGCTTCAGGAAATCCTTTGAAATACACCGTCAACAAAACCATGATGCGCATTGATTTGCCTAAAGTTTTGAAGAAAGGCGAAAAATTTATCTTTAAAGTTGATTGGAACTACAATATTCCAAACAGAATAAAAATGGGAGGTCGTGGCGGTTACGAAAATTTCGCAGAAGACGGAAATGACCTGTACACCATTACACAATGGTTTCCTAGAATGTGTGTTTATAGTGATTTTCACGGATGGCAAAATCATCAGTTCACAGGAAGAGGTGAATTTGCTTTAGTTTTTGGAAATTATAAAGTTTCGATGAACGTTCCTGCCGATCACATTATTGGTGGTACCGGAGAATGTAAAAATTACGAACAGGTTCTTTCATCAGAACAATTATCAAGATATAAAAAGTCCCAGACTTCGAACGAACCTGTAGAAATTGTGACTTTGGATGAAGCTAAAAAAGCAGAAAAAAATCACTCAAAACAAAGAAAAACATGGGTTTTTGAAGCAAAAGATGTGAGAGATTTTGCCTGGACTTCTTCAAGAAAATTTGTTTGGGATGCCATGGGCGTTACCATTCCTGAAAACAATAATAAAGTAATGGCTATGAGTTTCTATCCTAAAGAAGCCTATGGTCTTTATAGAAAATATTCAACAAAAGCTATCGCTCATACGATTAAAACATATTCAGAATTTACAATTCCTTATCCTTATCCGGTAGCGCAGTCTGTAGAAGCTTCAAATGGAATGGAATATCCGATGATTTGTTTCAACTTTGGAAGAACCGAAAAAGACGGAACTTATTCTGAAGGTACCAAAAACGGAATGATCGGTGTAATTATTCATGAAGTTGGGCACAATTTTTTCCCGATGATCATCAATTCAGACGAAAGACAATGGAGCTGGATGGATGAAGGTTTAAATACATTTACAGAATATTTAACGGAAGAAAAATGGGACAATAAATTCCCTTCAAAACGTGGTCCGGCTTGGACGATCGTTGATTACATGAAACTTCCGAAAGACCAGCTTGAACCGATTATGAGTAATTCTGAAAATATTATTCAGTTTGGTCCGAATGCCTATTCAAAACCTGCGACAGGATTGAATATTCTTCGTGAAACCATTATGGGAAGAGAGCTTTTCGACAAAGCTTTTAAAACTTATTCTAAAAGATGGGCTTTCAAACATCCTGAACCTGCAGATTTTTTCAGAACAATGGAAGATGCAAGCGGTGAAGACTTAGATTGGTTCTGGAGAGGTTGGTTTTACGGAACAGATCCTGTAGATATTGCGATCGATAAAGTAACCATAGCAAGTCCGGATTTTAATACAATTTCAGAATCTGTTGAAGGAAAATATAAAGTAGAAGAACCACTACAAAATCCTTTTGAAGATATTTCAAAGATCCGAAACAGAGAAGATAAGACCATTAATTTTGAAGTGGAAAAAGACAAAGACCTTCAGGATTTTTATTATCGCTATGACCGTGGTCAGGAAAAAGTAGATACCAATAAAGAATACACTTTAAAAACAGAAGGAAATATAGCTTTAGACAAAAAAGAACAGGAAAAGCTTAAAAACATCAATGCTTATCAAATTGACTTTGTAAATAAAGGAGGTTTGGTAATGCCTGTTATTCTTGAATTCACCTTTGAAGACGGTTCAAAATTAAGAGATAAATCATCAGCTCAAATTTGGAGACACAATGAAAAGAAAATTTCAAAAACTTTCTATTTCGATAAAAAGTTAAGATCAATTCAACTCGATCCAATGAGAGAAACTGCAGATATTGATACTTCAAACAACTTTTGGAGTAATGACGGCAGTTCTCCTGAAACTTCAAAATTCCATGTTTTCAAGGAAAAACAAAATGGAACTGTGAGAGGAGGCGCCAATGGAAAGGTCAATCCGATGCAGGCTGCAGGAAAGAAAAACTAA
- the groL gene encoding chaperonin GroEL (60 kDa chaperone family; promotes refolding of misfolded polypeptides especially under stressful conditions; forms two stacked rings of heptamers to form a barrel-shaped 14mer; ends can be capped by GroES; misfolded proteins enter the barrel where they are refolded when GroES binds), with product MAKEIKFDIESRDALKRGVDALANAVKVTLGPKGRNVVIEKSFGAPHVTKDGVSVAKEIELEDRVENMGAQMVKEVASKTNDIAGDGTTTATVLAQAIVREGLKNVAAGANPMDLKRGIDKAVTAVVENLKSQSKTVGDSTEMVKQVASVSANNDETIGSLIAEAFGKVGKEGVITVEEAKGIDTTVDVVEGMQFDRGYQSPYFVTNPEKMVAEVENPYILLVEKKISSMKELLPVLEPIAQGGKSLLIISEEVEGEALATLVVNKLRGSLKIAAVKAPGFGDRRKAMLEDIAILTGGQVISEEQGFTMENISLDMLGTAEKVTIDKDNTTIVNGGGDEAKIKGRVAQIKAQMETTTSDYDREKLQERLAKLAGGVAVLYVGAASEVEMKEKKDRVDDALHATRAAVEEGIVAGGGVALVRAISALENLIGINSDETTGIKIVKRAIEEPLRQIVANAGGEGSVIVAKVAEGTGDFGYNAKTDEYVNMLEAGIIDPTKVTRVALENAASVSGMLLTTECVITEVKSAEPAMPMGGGMPGMM from the coding sequence ATGGCAAAAGAAATAAAATTCGATATCGAGTCAAGAGACGCTCTAAAAAGAGGGGTTGATGCATTGGCTAATGCAGTAAAAGTAACTTTAGGACCAAAAGGTAGAAACGTAGTGATCGAAAAATCTTTCGGTGCACCTCACGTTACTAAAGATGGTGTTTCTGTAGCAAAAGAAATCGAACTTGAAGACAGAGTAGAAAATATGGGAGCGCAAATGGTAAAAGAAGTGGCTTCCAAAACCAATGATATCGCAGGAGACGGTACTACTACCGCTACTGTTTTGGCACAGGCTATCGTAAGAGAAGGTCTTAAAAACGTAGCTGCAGGTGCAAACCCAATGGATCTAAAAAGAGGAATCGACAAAGCAGTAACTGCAGTTGTTGAAAACCTTAAATCTCAATCTAAAACAGTTGGAGATTCTACAGAAATGGTGAAGCAGGTAGCTTCCGTTTCTGCAAACAACGACGAAACTATCGGATCTCTGATCGCTGAAGCTTTCGGAAAAGTAGGTAAAGAAGGCGTAATCACTGTAGAAGAAGCTAAAGGTATCGATACAACAGTAGATGTTGTAGAAGGTATGCAGTTCGACAGAGGATACCAGTCTCCTTACTTCGTGACGAACCCTGAGAAAATGGTTGCTGAAGTAGAAAACCCTTATATCCTTTTAGTAGAGAAGAAAATCTCTTCAATGAAAGAATTGCTTCCGGTTCTTGAGCCGATTGCACAGGGTGGAAAATCTCTATTGATTATTTCTGAAGAAGTGGAAGGTGAAGCTTTGGCAACTTTAGTGGTAAACAAATTAAGAGGTTCTCTTAAAATTGCTGCTGTAAAAGCTCCGGGATTCGGAGACAGAAGAAAAGCAATGTTGGAAGACATCGCGATCCTTACAGGTGGACAGGTTATTTCTGAAGAGCAAGGTTTCACTATGGAAAACATCTCCCTGGATATGCTTGGAACTGCTGAGAAAGTAACTATTGATAAAGATAACACAACGATCGTAAACGGTGGTGGTGATGAAGCTAAAATCAAAGGAAGAGTCGCTCAGATCAAAGCTCAGATGGAGACTACTACTTCTGACTACGACAGAGAAAAACTACAGGAGAGATTGGCTAAATTAGCTGGTGGTGTTGCCGTACTTTACGTAGGTGCAGCTTCTGAAGTTGAAATGAAGGAGAAAAAAGACAGAGTAGATGATGCCCTTCACGCTACAAGAGCAGCTGTTGAAGAAGGTATCGTTGCAGGAGGTGGTGTTGCTTTAGTAAGAGCAATCTCAGCTTTGGAAAACCTTATAGGAATCAATTCTGACGAAACTACCGGGATCAAAATCGTGAAAAGAGCGATCGAAGAGCCATTGAGACAAATCGTAGCTAACGCAGGTGGTGAAGGTTCTGTAATCGTAGCGAAAGTTGCGGAAGGTACAGGAGACTTCGGATACAATGCCAAAACTGACGAGTATGTAAACATGCTTGAAGCAGGAATAATTGACCCTACGAAAGTAACAAGAGTTGCCCTTGAAAATGCAGCTTCTGTTTCTGGAATGCTTCTTACTACTGAATGTGTGATCACTGAAGTGAAGAGCGCTGAACCTGCTATGCCAATGGGAGGTGGAATGCCAGGAATGATGTAA
- a CDS encoding IS91 family transposase — MQSEVVGFEFVKSQNSSFKFNENQRLEISKIQSAQPESQPRYEVADVLNILGSKLENLGLNSWQLRTLFALKKCRTSALGGHIDACDECGNISISYNSCRNRHCPKCQGKNREKWIENRETELLPVPYFHVVFTVPEVLNKTALHAPKMLYDILFESAWETLQTFGENRGLKMGMIAILHTWGQNLSLHPHLHCIVPGGGVDENGVWKNIRSDGNFLFPVKALSKVFRAKFCEKLKVRLSLKCNKNQTENDENQFENRKNEAETYEKLRQKLWEKPWVVFAKKPFGSPKSVVEYLGRYTHKIAISNQRIRKVDAENVTLEYKDYRQKGIKKQMVLSHEEFIRRFAMHILPKRFVKIRHYGFLSSTWKRMKLKNLQQNLGIQPKGKFPPKTFQPKCSCCKVGNLVTIATFDLRGPPLWFLEMSQNFEKPKI, encoded by the coding sequence ATGCAGAGCGAAGTAGTTGGTTTTGAATTTGTTAAAAGCCAAAATTCAAGCTTTAAATTTAATGAAAATCAACGTTTAGAAATCTCAAAAATACAGTCTGCTCAACCTGAATCTCAACCTCGATACGAAGTCGCAGATGTGTTGAATATTTTAGGTTCAAAACTAGAAAATTTAGGATTAAATTCCTGGCAATTAAGAACTTTATTTGCGTTAAAAAAGTGCCGTACATCGGCTTTGGGCGGTCATATTGACGCTTGTGACGAATGCGGAAATATCAGCATCAGCTACAACTCCTGCCGAAACCGGCACTGCCCGAAATGTCAGGGCAAAAACCGCGAAAAATGGATTGAAAACCGGGAAACCGAACTGCTTCCAGTGCCTTATTTTCACGTGGTTTTTACCGTTCCGGAAGTGCTGAACAAAACCGCACTTCATGCTCCGAAAATGTTGTATGATATTTTATTTGAATCGGCTTGGGAAACGCTGCAAACCTTTGGTGAAAATCGAGGTTTAAAAATGGGAATGATCGCTATTTTGCATACTTGGGGACAGAATCTGAGTCTGCATCCGCATTTGCACTGCATCGTTCCGGGTGGCGGCGTGGATGAAAACGGAGTTTGGAAAAACATCAGAAGCGACGGTAATTTTTTGTTTCCTGTAAAGGCTTTGAGCAAAGTTTTCAGGGCTAAATTTTGTGAGAAGCTGAAGGTTCGGTTATCATTAAAATGTAATAAAAATCAGACGGAAAATGATGAAAATCAATTTGAAAACCGAAAAAATGAAGCAGAAACTTATGAAAAACTCAGACAAAAACTTTGGGAAAAACCTTGGGTAGTTTTCGCTAAAAAACCCTTTGGCAGCCCGAAATCTGTGGTGGAATATTTGGGAAGATATACGCACAAAATCGCGATCAGCAACCAGAGAATCAGGAAAGTTGATGCGGAAAATGTAACGTTGGAGTACAAAGATTACCGCCAAAAAGGCATCAAAAAGCAGATGGTTTTGAGCCATGAGGAGTTTATCCGCCGTTTTGCGATGCATATTTTGCCGAAAAGATTTGTGAAAATCCGCCATTACGGTTTTCTCAGCAGCACATGGAAACGAATGAAGCTAAAAAATCTGCAACAGAATTTAGGCATTCAGCCCAAAGGAAAATTTCCACCCAAAACTTTTCAGCCGAAATGTAGTTGCTGCAAAGTTGGGAATTTGGTAACGATTGCAACGTTCGATTTGCGCGGTCCGCCCCTTTGGTTTTTGGAGATGAGCCAAAACTTTGAAAAGCCAAAAATCTAG
- a CDS encoding co-chaperone GroES → MSVNFKPLADRVLIEPIAAETKTASGIIIPDTAKEKPQEGTVVAVGPGKKDEPTTVQVGDKVLYGKYSGSELKLDGKDFLIVKEADLLGIIG, encoded by the coding sequence ATGTCAGTAAACTTTAAACCATTAGCAGACAGAGTTTTGATCGAGCCGATCGCTGCAGAAACTAAAACAGCTTCAGGTATTATTATTCCAGACACCGCAAAAGAGAAACCTCAAGAAGGTACTGTAGTAGCAGTAGGTCCTGGTAAAAAAGATGAGCCTACAACTGTACAAGTAGGTGACAAAGTTCTTTATGGAAAATATTCAGGTTCTGAATTAAAATTAGACGGAAAAGATTTCTTGATCGTTAAGGAAGCTGATCTTTTAGGAATTATTGGATAA
- a CDS encoding restriction endonuclease: MAIFYGTAGLLKKLDLHNIDVPINEISKYLLAKYEARFSLHPKLFEDVTGQVFKNLGYDAIVTGYSNDGGIDVILEKEGKQIGVQVKRYKNKIKVDQIRELTGALFLSGIPKGIFVTTSDFQSGANKLIQKSANRGLPIELINSERFYDILKLTTASKIDKENIRNKLELALKNKLYSYNWENPMNSL; this comes from the coding sequence ATGGCAATTTTCTATGGCACAGCAGGTCTATTGAAAAAATTAGATTTGCATAATATTGATGTTCCAATTAATGAAATTTCAAAATATCTTCTAGCTAAATATGAAGCAAGATTTAGTTTACATCCAAAATTATTTGAAGATGTAACAGGACAGGTTTTTAAAAACCTTGGATATGATGCAATTGTAACAGGTTATTCAAATGATGGAGGAATTGATGTCATCCTAGAAAAGGAAGGAAAACAAATTGGTGTCCAAGTTAAGAGATACAAGAATAAAATAAAAGTTGATCAAATCAGAGAGTTAACAGGCGCTCTCTTTCTTTCTGGTATACCAAAAGGTATTTTTGTTACTACATCAGATTTTCAAAGCGGGGCAAACAAGCTAATACAGAAATCAGCTAATAGAGGTTTACCCATCGAACTTATAAACTCTGAAAGATTTTACGACATTCTTAAATTGACTACTGCGTCTAAAATTGATAAAGAAAACATTCGAAATAAACTTGAATTAGCTTTAAAAAACAAATTATATAGTTATAACTGGGAAAATCCGATGAATAGCCTTTAA
- a CDS encoding DUF2971 domain-containing protein, translated as MNNILNYINNYSNNINNTNAIQATNEFLKNYKSWKKVIGHLIQGNDGEREYGNVLIIFSAAISELQTISENNIIILKDEIIDYELRVKYMFNIKLSVYFNLGYNWQKLGIKYINYAIDAFKKYIFYQLTLSNHTSYSNISCFAFRSTSKFLYQSLINETLNLSSPITFNDLFDCPIIELMNNEDETSQLIRQAYLSGVRIACFVKNEKLPYSNNENDLPITNHKKNTRDKKEYLNELMWSHYADSHMGICIKYNLPSSLTSSSGENDFVTYFKDVEYSSSLKHYSKQSSIQINEAFFVKGKSWKYENELRFLYYNPNNRDLHISIPIQNSIEAIYFGVKCSEKDKETIKNILRDKKCFYRKTKLIDNKLQDIIEEREIKFYQMEMNKKVFGEIKAVRIS; from the coding sequence ATGAACAATATACTAAACTATATAAATAACTATTCCAATAATATCAATAATACAAATGCAATACAAGCAACTAATGAATTTTTAAAAAATTACAAATCATGGAAAAAAGTTATTGGTCATTTAATTCAAGGTAATGACGGAGAAAGAGAATATGGGAATGTGTTAATTATTTTTTCAGCAGCAATTTCTGAATTACAAACTATTTCAGAAAATAATATCATAATATTAAAAGATGAGATAATCGATTATGAGCTGCGTGTCAAATATATGTTTAATATCAAACTATCTGTTTATTTTAATCTTGGATATAATTGGCAAAAACTAGGAATCAAATATATTAATTATGCTATTGACGCATTTAAGAAGTATATATTTTACCAATTAACCCTTTCAAATCATACAAGCTATAGTAATATATCTTGCTTTGCATTTAGAAGTACTTCTAAATTTCTGTATCAATCGTTAATAAATGAAACATTAAACCTTTCATCACCTATAACTTTCAACGACCTATTTGATTGTCCTATAATCGAATTAATGAATAATGAAGATGAAACTTCTCAATTAATCAGACAAGCATATTTAAGTGGAGTAAGAATCGCTTGCTTTGTGAAAAATGAAAAATTACCATATTCCAATAACGAAAATGATCTTCCAATAACAAACCATAAAAAAAATACTAGAGATAAAAAGGAATATCTTAATGAATTAATGTGGTCACATTATGCAGATTCTCATATGGGAATATGTATAAAATATAATCTACCCAGTTCACTAACTTCTTCTAGTGGTGAAAATGACTTTGTAACTTACTTTAAAGATGTGGAATATAGTTCGAGTTTAAAACACTATAGTAAACAATCAAGTATACAAATAAATGAAGCATTTTTTGTAAAAGGAAAATCCTGGAAATATGAAAATGAATTGAGATTTTTATACTACAATCCAAATAATCGAGATTTGCATATTTCTATTCCCATACAAAATTCTATAGAAGCAATTTATTTTGGTGTCAAATGTTCTGAAAAAGACAAAGAAACCATAAAAAATATACTTAGAGACAAAAAATGTTTTTATAGAAAAACAAAATTAATAGATAATAAACTACAAGATATAATAGAGGAAAGGGAAATCAAATTCTATCAGATGGAAATGAATAAAAAAGTTTTCGGGGAAATAAAAGCTGTTAGAATCTCTTAA
- a CDS encoding HupE/UreJ family protein gives MQDFLFYLKLGWEHIISLDALDHQLFVLALIAVYSAKDWKKILILVTAFTIGHSITLALSILDVVRLPSDWVEFLIPLTIVLTAAGNIVMKNKKQTQNKTNYYLALFFGLIHGLGFANTARVMIAKSQSIAVPLLGFNIGLEVGQIVIVIAILVLLFILLNLFKINKKDWILFVSSGVFALALKMTLERIPF, from the coding sequence ATGCAAGACTTTTTATTTTATTTAAAACTCGGTTGGGAACACATTATTTCATTAGATGCGCTTGATCATCAGCTTTTTGTTTTAGCCTTAATCGCTGTTTATTCCGCCAAAGACTGGAAAAAAATCTTAATTCTGGTAACTGCATTTACCATCGGACATTCTATAACATTGGCTTTAAGTATTCTCGATGTGGTAAGACTTCCTTCAGATTGGGTTGAATTTTTGATTCCGTTGACGATTGTTTTAACCGCTGCCGGAAATATTGTAATGAAAAATAAAAAACAGACTCAGAATAAAACCAATTATTATTTAGCCTTATTTTTCGGACTGATTCACGGGTTAGGATTTGCCAATACTGCAAGAGTGATGATTGCTAAAAGCCAGAGCATCGCCGTTCCGTTGTTAGGTTTTAATATTGGCTTAGAAGTTGGGCAAATCGTTATTGTAATTGCAATATTGGTCTTGTTATTTATTTTATTAAATCTTTTCAAAATCAACAAAAAAGACTGGATTTTGTTTGTATCATCGGGCGTTTTTGCATTGGCTTTAAAAATGACTTTAGAGAGAATTCCTTTTTAA
- a CDS encoding MFS transporter, translated as MRNFQEFNKWLSLIVISMSIFLCVLDLFIVNIAIPSIKNSINASTAETQFIIVFYIIGYGAFLITGSKIGNKYGHKKTFIVSMFSFMLFSFFCGSSTSATALNVSRLFQGISAAFMVPQGVALISNVFTIEEERVKALGIYGAIAGIASVIGQVLGGIIPDLHFSFDAWRLVFFINIPIALLVIILANKYLKEVEIKGKESIQIFPQMILIILLIVLMYEIVIGGEEGWSTTNILLLFSSLVGLIIFILNQKKKFEKGKEVLINMKPFLYPSFKIALFAAVTYYLVQDSYFFINANFFEEHHHLSSTKTGLLFACQGIGYVLASLLSVRFLNKYQEKFIVFGLVIMILGLVAHIYTINTLVINLPIICVVLFFYGIGCGIVLPSMFTNAMRKLPVSITSLASGVYLTIQQISIGFGVSLVGRVYFSFDDGYFMATLVMIVLLLVTISIFLISGFRLKRNSL; from the coding sequence ATGAGAAATTTTCAAGAGTTTAACAAATGGCTGAGTTTAATTGTCATTTCGATGTCGATTTTTTTATGTGTTTTGGATCTTTTCATTGTTAATATTGCAATACCATCTATTAAAAATTCTATCAACGCAAGTACCGCCGAAACGCAGTTTATAATCGTCTTTTATATTATCGGCTACGGTGCTTTTCTGATTACGGGAAGTAAAATAGGGAACAAATATGGGCACAAGAAAACTTTTATCGTTTCCATGTTCAGCTTTATGTTGTTCTCATTTTTTTGTGGAAGTTCTACTTCTGCAACAGCATTGAATGTAAGTCGGCTTTTCCAGGGGATCTCGGCTGCTTTTATGGTTCCGCAGGGCGTTGCTTTAATATCCAATGTTTTTACAATTGAAGAAGAAAGGGTAAAAGCTTTGGGAATTTACGGTGCGATTGCAGGAATAGCCTCAGTTATAGGACAGGTTTTAGGCGGAATAATCCCTGATCTTCATTTTAGTTTTGATGCATGGCGACTTGTTTTCTTTATTAATATTCCGATTGCTCTTTTGGTTATTATTTTAGCAAATAAATATCTGAAAGAAGTTGAAATTAAAGGGAAAGAATCCATCCAAATCTTTCCACAAATGATATTGATCATTCTCCTGATCGTTTTGATGTATGAAATTGTAATTGGTGGAGAAGAAGGGTGGAGTACAACTAATATTTTATTGTTGTTTTCATCTTTAGTAGGTTTGATTATTTTTATTTTAAATCAAAAAAAGAAATTTGAAAAGGGAAAAGAAGTTTTAATCAACATGAAACCCTTCTTATATCCAAGTTTTAAAATAGCGCTTTTTGCAGCGGTTACTTATTACTTAGTTCAGGATTCTTATTTTTTCATCAATGCCAATTTTTTTGAAGAACACCATCATTTGAGCTCTACAAAAACAGGATTATTATTTGCTTGCCAAGGAATCGGTTATGTTTTAGCATCTTTATTATCCGTTAGATTTTTAAATAAATATCAGGAGAAATTTATTGTTTTCGGCTTAGTGATCATGATTTTAGGACTTGTAGCCCATATTTATACCATCAATACCTTAGTAATCAACTTACCAATTATTTGCGTTGTATTATTCTTTTACGGAATAGGATGCGGAATCGTTTTGCCATCGATGTTTACCAATGCAATGAGAAAATTACCTGTTTCAATTACTTCCCTTGCAAGCGGGGTTTATTTGACAATACAACAGATCTCCATAGGATTTGGGGTAAGCTTGGTAGGCAGGGTTTATTTTAGTTTTGATGATGGATACTTTATGGCAACTTTAGTAATGATCGTTTTACTGTTGGTTACCATAAGTATATTTTTAATTTCAGGTTTTAGATTAAAAAGGAATTCTCTCTAA
- a CDS encoding winged helix-turn-helix transcriptional regulator: MNFNTNSDNETVSCTENFLFLANNCYAEHALKMINGKWKISLIKIIANECPKRFGVLKRELDNLAQGTLTTILKELENDGLILRIAYAEIPPRVEYKLTEKGIAFLPIIKSMEDWWLAFPENN; the protein is encoded by the coding sequence ATGAATTTTAATACTAATTCTGATAATGAAACCGTTAGCTGTACAGAAAATTTTCTTTTTCTGGCAAATAATTGCTACGCAGAGCACGCTTTGAAAATGATCAATGGCAAATGGAAGATCTCTCTGATAAAAATTATTGCTAATGAATGCCCAAAAAGATTCGGAGTTCTGAAGCGGGAATTAGATAATTTAGCACAGGGAACATTAACCACGATTTTAAAAGAATTGGAAAACGACGGTCTTATTTTGAGAATTGCCTATGCTGAAATTCCTCCGAGAGTAGAATACAAATTAACAGAAAAAGGGATTGCCTTTTTGCCTATTATAAAATCAATGGAAGACTGGTGGTTAGCTTTTCCTGAAAACAATTAA